The nucleotide window acctccacataactctccttatataagcacccaggaggaaacctaattagttactaagggcaatatggtccatcaacaattaccaactaattaaataataggttctaatatattttgatctctataatgcaaatgattatgatggctatagattaaatattaatacgtaatatatttaatcttacatagAACCCTTAAAATTGAATTACAAACTGTATAAgcatataataatatattttcttgagCTCTCCTTACTCATGGTAAGAATAGCTCACAGATGCTCTCATTTTAACTTCTTAATGAAATTGTATTACATAAAATTTTATAAGAGGAGCTACACACTATCAATATATTAGAATTTGATAACGATAAGGGTAACAAGTGGTCCTATGGTCTAGTGGTTAGGACATTGGACTCTGAATCCAGTAACCCGAGTTCAAATCTCGGTAGGACCTTATTTTTATGGCATTAAAGAGAAGATTATACTTTGGGCTCATTTCAAAACGCCCCATTTGTTGGTTTTACATTTTTACATGCAGATTAACATTTTTGTACTTTTCTGAACGGCCCAATTGAATAATATAACACTTTCGGAACAAACTTAATAGTTTAATCATATGATTTGCACCCTGTTCAAATGGTTAAGTATCTAGgtagggttcaaatgagaagaaaaactttGTGAGAATAGAaagaaataagttttaaaccaatagaaatgcttcattTTATTTCATTGAATATGTGTATTCAATGTGATTGAAaagggcatataggtaaatttattattgtaattaattagctaactaattaaacttgtaactcacttttaaatataCTTTTTCAAGATAAAACTATTTATGTTGAaggacaattttcgacatgtgtaggataaatttcaatatttgtaggataaattttgaaatgtgtaagataaatttcgaTATGTGTAGGGTTAATTTTGGTAAATGTAAGATATATGTAAggtaaattttgaaatgtgtaggataaaaagtttttgctttattaatgagagataacataattaatgagaggagttataaactatttaatgttttaggcCAGGCGGGGCGGAGACATTTCAACGTGTGATGGCATATTTTCAACGCGTGATAGTCTTGTTTTACCACCGCCACCATTAGTTCAACGCGTTATATAATAACGAAAACACGATTTCGTTATTTCTTTAACGGCGTGATGGTGTTTAATTGTGagggtaattgttggttggggggaaattgttgggtgtggtggtgagtgatgaccattgccaccaaaaaaaggttgtgagtgatggaaaaatggttgatggcatggcggaacttgattggtgcttgtgagtgatagaattctatcactagtgaccaccctcTCCCCCCTTACCATTATgtcatttctttttatttttttctcacattaaatttcctCTCAAATGAATTTCCCCTAAGTATTTATCTATTCAAATAATTATTAATTATCGAGTCCAGGTTGCATCCCGATATTATGTACTCTACTGTCCAAATTTATACCATATACATACATTAGTTGTAGAATTAAATGGAAAATGTATGCAACTCTttagatattaaaacctatataaagAAGCAACAAGTTTGTGCATATGTTGGTTATACATATGGCTTTGGGAATCTTTCAAAAAAAAGGaaattttcacttttaaccctaaagttttaatgtttgacaatttaagtataaacttctaatctttgtttcctttttaaccctaaagtttaaatatttgacaatttaccctaaagttttattctttgacaatttaagtttagaatttttaatctttgtttcctttttaaacctaaagttttaatctttgacaatttaagtttaaagttttaatatttggtaatttaacccctttgattaatttgattttttacttctaattcaaaagttttcatcttttgcgatttaaccactttgattttttttacttatgtgttgtaatcttggctttggggggtttttcaaaaaaaaaaaaaatggttatgcatatggttgctgtaaccttggctttaagggtttttcaaaaaaaaaaaaaattgatttttttacttttcacccaaaagtgtttcataaattacttttaatccaaaattatttgtttttttacttttaacacaaaactttctatcttttgcaatctatcttcataactttttttactttcaacattggtcctttatagttttcattttctgtAAATTTTTCCACTTTATGCTTCGTtcaaaattttgtgacttaacacatcgcaacgtgcgtctttggtttagcgtttttacgtttcattctaaattttgcgagttaacacgacacaacgtgcgtgtgtgggtgaacatttttacatcgtctatttttcttccgtttgacaggttcaacataacgtgcgcgtcctaaatcgatttagttataactaaagaattcccGTCATATTgtggcgggtcgtaattctagtttgtGAAAAATAGCAAAGGTTACATGACATTGTTTGTGAAAACTACATCATTTCACATTCATTAAAGACACCTAATCATAGCTTCTTTGGATATTGCTTCTTTGGATAATGAAactgtttttcatattttttataATCGTTTCGATTAATTTTAAGATCAACTAGTATTTTCcgcgccgcgcgttgcggcggcgcgcGACGGGTGGGAACATATAGTAAGATAAAACACGACTCGTAAAACGCAGTGCGCTAAagacaattacaaaaaaaaaatgtaaaacacaaaggTAGACACAAAGTGTTAAACACAATGCCTAAAACATTTCGTAAAACACAATGCATTGGCATTTGCAAAAGTAGGAGTTGTAGTCTAGGGGTTACAAttgcaattttttttaaagttggaTGGGTGTAAAATTGAGTAATAGTGCAAGGGTAAAAAAAACAAAGTCTACAAAAGACAAAGCGTAAAAGTATAGAGGTGGtgacggaaatgtgtaaaagatgagGGGGTGTTGGTGGAAATGTAGAAGAAGAGGGTTGGTGGCGTAACTGTCTAAGAGCTAAGGGGGTGATGGTGGAAAACCAAAGTAGAGGGTTGGTGCTGACAAAGTTTGAAAGATGAGGTAGTGGTTTTGGAAATTCAAAGTAGAAGGCTTAGAGACTAAATATGacattttatgaaactttgaaggtACCAAAGTCAAGAGGCTAaaattgcaacatcgtgaaagtaCGAGGGCAGAGAGGCAAAACCGGTGAGAAATGCACCGAGTTTGTCTTTTAAGATTGTATACAATATATCGTTCCTTTTGTTAACATACATGACAATAATGATACAAGCATATTGTCTTTAGTCTCACTTGTACCATCAATGAATAGATGCAtccatacatacacatgcatacTATATGATTATTGCCACATAGTGACATACATAACAATTTCTTAGGGGTTGTATGTTACCTCTTAATAAgcctcttaatagttcagacctttTATTGATTCAGTATTTAATGATTCAGGCTGTTTTTTTTTgcgagcaaatgtctgaatggtttagacatttgcctctgaatggttaagttttatactgagtctgaatggttaagacatctAATCTGAATTGGCCAGACATTTGCATttgaacggttaaacattatactggctcttaatggttcagacctcttactggttcaacacttaatggttcagacctcttactgattcagcacttattCAAAAGTTGTTATATAGCCTCTTAAACTTTTCAAATAGGGTTGCCCATCATTTTCTTCACGTGTATTTGTGGTGGAGATTAACTGAGGCGAGTGCAGAAAAGGTATCCAGGAAGACCAGTTGTAAAGACCATTAGActggaaggtatgggggccggcttggcccggcgccggacccccgCACCGCCCCCTGGCCCGGCTTCCATCACAAACGGCCACCCACCGCCGGGTGTGCCGCTCCACATTTCAAAAAAATAGCCGTTTGTAACGGCtctatttaataaaaaaaaaattcattttttctaTAAAATCACCTACTTTCAATATTATTTCCCCACTTTCAACCCAAAACCCTCTCACTTTTATACCAATTTCTCcctacttttataaaaaaaaaatatctttttacCCACAATGGCTTCTAATCCTTGGTGGCCCTCGTCTTCGGATGACGAAGAGGAGATGTTTTTCGCAAACGTTGTACTACGGGCGGGACAGATTTTAatcgaagaggaagaggaagaggaagaggaagaggaagaggaagaattCTCGTCTGAAAATGTTATTACCAGACGAATACGCATTAACAGAGACCGCCAAGGTTTTCATTACAAAATTTCATTGTCCTTATTTTTTTTAACTCGTACTTATATATTTTATACGACAGGAGCGCACGACAAATTGGTGAACGATTATTTTTCGGATGAGCCACTTTACAACGCCGACATTTTTAGACGCAGGTTCCGAATGAGTCGCCGCTTATTCACAAGGATTGCCAATGATTTGGCGGGGCTAGACCCGTTTTTCACGCAACGTCCTGATGCTCGAAATTATGAAGGGTTTACAACGTTACAAAAGTGTACTGCGGCCATTCGACAACTGGCGTACGGGACAGTGGCCGACGCTTTGGACGAGTACTTACAGATGTCGGCAAGAACTACGCGGGAATGTTTGTATCGGTTTTGCCATAATGTGGTGAAACTGTATAGCAAAAAATATTTGCGGAAACCAAACGCGTATGATGTTCAACAGTTGTACCAAGCTCATGAAGCAAGGCACGGGTTTCCGGGAATGCTTGGTAGCATTGATTGTATGCATTGGGGGTGGCATAATTGCCCGACTGCGTGGCGCGGCCAATATACGCGAGGTGATCACGGCTATCCAACCGTGATACTTGAAGCTGTGGCATCACAAGATTTGTGGATATGGCATTCTTTCTTTGGTCTCCCTGGTTCACTCAACGACCTCAACGTGTTATACCAATCGGCCATCTTTACCGATGTCGTTAATGGAACGGGACCGGACACACGTTTTACAGTTTCTGGGGTTGAGTATAGACGTGGGTATTATCTTGCTGACGGGATATATCCGTCTTGGTCTACAATTGTGAAGACTATTCCATATCCCGAGGACGAAAAACGGAAAAAATTTGCCAAGCGTCAAGAAGCTGCAAGAAAAGACATCGAACGTGCTTTTGGTGTCTTACAAAAAAAATGGGCCATCGTTGCACAACCGGCACGTGCGTTCACCCCAAAAAGGCTGCGTCTTTGTATGTACGCTTGCATTTTGCTCCATAACATGATTATTGAAGACGAAGGTCGGGCGATTTGTGAGTATGATGAGAATGCAGCGTGGGGGAACACTGTCCCGGTTGATCCCCCACaacaggatttaaactcgttcTCGCTAACAAACGACTTCACGCATGCAAACCTTCAACAAGATTTGGTAGAACATATTTGGAACAACGTTAACATGGTGGACGGTGACGGAGCCGAAGACGAAGACGAAGACGAGTAGtgtgtttgttttaaatttttaaatctagtctttttttttttcaaattttaagtagcgtaattttttattttttaggttatgtaatttttatttatgttatgtaataGATTTTATTATCATCCTTTATGTagtatttttatttaaatgttgaatactttttataaaaaataaaagttaaagaaataaaagttaaagaattaaaatgaattaaacaataaaaaatatgTGGTGGGGCCCCATCCTCAACCCCCCTCCATCTTCAAATTGGCTCATCCCATGCTAGCCgcctacgtggcgcctacgtggaggctcatccccgtggggatgagccaaaccataccttctagtcttagATATAATTGTTTTCTATAGAAAACCaagaaaataaaatttaaaaaaaatcaagggAAACTAATAAAACCGTAACTTTTTTTATAAGCATGATGGATAGTCATtaaggggaaggttcaaatgaaaaccactatttattatgaaaactcgaaaactaattaaaaaaagccaaaaaaacatacaaaaaatttttttttaatttttttttttgcaatcaaaatttcgcaggttttttaatataaaaaaaattttcaaaaaaaaaaaaaaaaaaattgtgtagtgcacatgtgtaatactgcacatatatatgtgtactacacatgtgtattattacacatgtgcactacacaaattttttttttttttttttgaaaaaaagtttttttttatatataaaaactagcgatttttataaaaaaaaaaattgaaaaaattttttttttgtgtgttttttaggctttttttagttagttttcgagttttcacaataaaagtggttttcatttgaaccatatGAACCAATTTTGcatatttaatttatatttacgTATTATCCGACTTCTATCGTAACTTATATATAAACTTGATTCACTCTATAAGAAATTAAAGTAAATACGTGTAACAATAGAtaataaaaactttttttttatacaTGAAAAGATgtataaaaacttttttttaaatgaaatgaTGTCGAAAGTTGGTACATTTCGATGCTAGAAACGGATACTTCCATTAATTTTCTACGTATTTAATAACTAtaaaatatgtatatatttatctAATACAAAGAAATAAACATATGATTACTATCGCTATTATAGGTGTAGCAATTCTCACAACCATATAATCATTTCCTTAAATTCCACTTGTATTATAGATGGACCACTTTCACACTACAAAAGAGTATGCAGATATTTTTTCTGCATTATTTAATTCACATGATATCGAGGGCCCTATAAAATGAGGTTTTTTGGCTTGAATTCTTGATCCGTTTGCCTTGCCATACATGATACGACTGGTCCATGATAAAAGCAACGTGTAATCAACGCATCTTAGACCATACGATGTAGAGGAGTTTGAAAAATGGGCGTTATTCGATACGTGGAAGACACGTCAGCTTGCGTCGAAAAGGGGGCGTGGAGTAAATACATGGGTGTGTGAAGAGACGTGGAAGAGTGACGTTATTCAACACCTGACAcacttttttattattaaattattttcaaaatttctataaaatctattttatttataaaaaaacaataatagtAATTAAACAAATAACATTAATAATTAAACATTACGTAATTAAAAATAAACACAATtacataattaaaaaaacacataaaattaaaaaatacataattaaaataaaacctaaaaataaaaaattactaCATAAAAAGTCTAATAATCTGCGAAGTCGAAACATGATGAGATTCACGGTTGTGTTCATGCCTGAAGTTGATGAGAGCGACTTGTA belongs to Helianthus annuus cultivar XRQ/B chromosome 5, HanXRQr2.0-SUNRISE, whole genome shotgun sequence and includes:
- the LOC110943942 gene encoding putative nuclease HARBI1, yielding MASNPWWPSSSDDEEEMFFANVVLRAGQILIEEEEEEEEEEEEEEFSSENVITRRIRINRDRQGAHDKLVNDYFSDEPLYNADIFRRRFRMSRRLFTRIANDLAGLDPFFTQRPDARNYEGFTTLQKCTAAIRQLAYGTVADALDEYLQMSARTTRECLYRFCHNVVKLYSKKYLRKPNAYDVQQLYQAHEARHGFPGMLGSIDCMHWGWHNCPTAWRGQYTRGDHGYPTVILEAVASQDLWIWHSFFGLPGSLNDLNVLYQSAIFTDVVNGTGPDTRFTVSGVEYRRGYYLADGIYPSWSTIVKTIPYPEDEKRKKFAKRQEAARKDIERAFGVLQKKWAIVAQPARAFTPKRLRLCMYACILLHNMIIEDEGRAICEYDENAAWGNTVPVDPPQQDLNSFSLTNDFTHANLQQDLVEHIWNNVNMVDGDGAEDEDEDE